Within Solea solea chromosome 1, fSolSol10.1, whole genome shotgun sequence, the genomic segment GTATACATGTATTCTGCATAATAGCAACAACAGCTTAGTGACACATTTTCTATGCCCTTTCTATGTCTGTGCCCTGTCCGACAAGTGTAAATGTTTTTCCATTCCTAGTCCGCCAGGAACAGGAGCTGCGTAATGGGGGAACAGTGGATAAGAAACTGAGCACCCTGGCAGACCTTTTCCGTCCTCCCATTGAGCTCATGCACAAAGGCAGCTTTGAGACGGTAAGGAGTCACTAACAAAATACTTTACACCACACGCCTTAATTGGGTTTGTGTGAACTTTTACTGAAATTTCAGATGTTGACTGGGTAGGTTACAGGTCCGGAAGGTTATTTACAGGTGCAGAAGGGTATTCTCtcactttatttgtaaaatcaGCTGTTCTAAAGGAGATTTTTAAACtcagtgaggttttttttttttttattcctagtttaataaaagttaaatttAAAGTCTTGCATTCTGCTGCATTTGCACATTATCCAGCGATTATACCAGTGAGCAAGACAATCTCTGTGGAATCTCGGGGGCAACCTTTGCAGAAATTTGTATTCACACATACAGCCCTGCAGGACAATCTCAAGAGAATCTCATTGTTCAGTGCATGTCTATAAGCAGCTATACAGGGTTATGACTCTTGCCCATAGAGGATTAACTGCAGTATGTGCTTTTGGTCTCTATCTACACTCATAATTTCACCTTTCATTAGAAATGTTGTATTTGAAACTTtatcctgtgtgtttgtttgttttttcctgattCTGTATTTTCTCTCTTGTTGTAAAAGGCAAAAGACTGTGGGCAGCTGGAGAACAAGTGGTTAATGATCAACATTCAAAATGTTCAAGACTTTGCCTGCCAGTGCCTGAACAGGGATGTTTGGAGCAATGACGCAGTGAAGACCATCATCAGGGAACACTTTATTTTCTGGCAGGTATGTACTTTTAAACAGAAGCAGATAAAAGGGTAAATGTGCTATATATTCCTGACTTTGCTGGAGctagttaaaggtccagtgtctaAGAATTAGTAATATCAAACGGTGAGATTGCAGATCATAACAAATGGGGGACTCTTTTCCCTCTCTGTAATGCAAATACATAAAAgtataataaagtaataataatcaaaGCACAATagacttacacaaacatacttatgggtaataTATTCACTTTCTACCAATAAATCttcctaaattttacacactgatcCTTTTAATGTCTTTCCACCACTTGAAATGGCTTTTCACTAGCAAAGCAGAGAAGTTTCAACAGTTTTTCTCGAGGCTTAAGAGACATTATGTTTGTTATTatatgtgtttgtctgtcccAGTCAAGTGAACATTCTTCTGTATATTAACAAATgaaacttttttgttgttgaaaactttcttttcaaatcaaatcctAGGCCACATGAACATTAAATAAACCTTGTGCAGGATGACGTGATAAAGTAGCTTTGTGTTAAAAACTGTGAATTTTGCTAATTCTTTCATTACAGGTTTATCATGATAGTGAAGAGGGACAAAGATACATCCAGTTTTATAAGCTGAACAAGTTCCCCTATATTTCCATCCTCGACCCCCGCACAGGTAAGTCCATGTGAATTGAGGACACATTTCAGCTATGTAGTTTTACATACTGAAGCACAGGTCAGTCACCCGTGCATCTGTGAGAGAAAGCTTAAACAGGtatctctccctctgctctgatTGGTCTCTCTgggagaagttttttttttaattaagcagTGCAGTATAGAGCACAGATATTGAAAAGGCCTGTGCAGCATAACTAAAGCTCTTTGTATGATCACACCTATTCTCTGTGGTAGTAGACAGATGTGTTGTCATATGTGccacaatacaaacacaacaagtgagtgtttgtgagttATACATTACACAGATGTTTTCTTTGACTTTCAGCTAAATTCTAGGACGATGCATTTAAATCTTTTGAAAAAGTCCAATTTCCTCCTTTAGCCTCATTTGATTAATCTCTAAATGAATTTGGTTACTGACCTGAGCTGTGGATAATGATGATCTGTCCTAGGTCAAAAAATGGTGGAATGGAACCAGCTGGATGTGACATCATTCCTGGAGCAGGTGACAGGTTTCCTGGCAGAGCACGGGCAGCTTGATGGGCCTTCTTGCCACGCACCCCCCGCCAAACGAGCTCGCTCTGTGGGTCCCTTTTCTCTTTCATCACTCTAATCTTATTTCATTTCTGCTTGAAAAACTATTAATCTCATTTTCCTGGaagtttttaatgttgtaaaaCATTATCTGAGATTTTCACAATGTCGTATTACcggtttgttttgtctcttacTAGCCATAAATGCTGCATTACATggagaagttttttttaaaataacatcaatgtAAAATGAACATGGAGTGCATCTACCTGATAAGTCATTAGTCTCTAATTGGACATGCCTTATCATTTGAAATGCACCTATATCTACCAGTGTTAAAATATTTGAATAGTTTGTTAAATCACACGTATTGACATTGAAATATCTTGTGTTacctagcttttttttttttttttcacagctgtacatatttttttttcttgtctctaGGAAAGTCTGATTGATGCCAGTGAAGACAGTCAGCTGGAGGCGGCTATTAGAGCCTCACTACAGGAGACCCACTACGTGTCCTCAAACGACCCTGAAGTTCCCGATTCCCCTCGATCAGATGACGAATCGGATGCGGAGCCGTTCTCCGACAGCGAGGGTCCCATCTCTGTTGATGGCTCAGACAGTGAAACACCAGCACCCCATGAAGAGAAAAGTTCATCCAACAAGCACACCCCGGTCCCTTCCACTGCTGCAACACAGCAGCGTCTACATCCCGATAGTTCAACGTCTTCCCAGAGAAAATCTCCgtacaaagaaaacaaccatAGTCACAAGAAAGAGGAGAGCAAAAAGAACCACCTGGAGCCCCCAGCTACTGGTCCTCATCATCTTCAACCTGCCCAAGATTCTGGTGGGAACCACTGCTCTTCGGTGGCAGAAAATGCTGGACcaacaaagagcagcagcactAACACCTGTGATGTAGACTGTCCTGATGACAATGGTACGGGAATTGCCTTAAATTAAGTCTTAAGCCTGCAAACAGACCCTTCTCAGAATGTTTGTTTAATAATTGGTGAACAAGCAGTGAGCACTTACATAGTTAACTGCCAGTTTCTGCATTTAGCATTCAGCAGTACTTGATGACCGCTACATCAGAACATGAGAacaatttttttattcttgtgaaTGAGCACTGCTTTTGAACAATGCTCACTTCTGTATTTTGGCTTTCAAATGGGTTTATAGCAGCTGTATCATTTCTTAAAAAGGTTTTTCtcacatgttcatttttttccaccacaTAGGTCCCAAAGCCCGGTTGATGCTCCGTTATccagatggacagagagagcAAATTTCCTTGTCTTCTAAAGCAAAACTTTTGGTGAGAACACAGCTGAACACCTGTTTTAAAAGATAGTTATATACACTTATATGCATTGTTTCCAAGTGTTCGATGAAATGTTGTCTGTGTCGGTTTTGTTGGTTTAGTGTGTAAAAATTAAGTGGAGATATTTTAATTTGGCAGCACCTCCAAATCAGAGGCCATGGTTCTCAGTAGCAAACCAATAGATTGCCTACTCTGGGTGGGGAATGAGTCTTTACCCCAAGAAAAGGAGTTtgatggcgtgtttccactagtCTTACTCAACTTAGCATGTcacagttattttgcttttccattagggatagtacctagtacctgctactttttttagtacctgctcaggcgatgttccaagcaagctgagccatgacgtcgtcagactgctgtgcactgattggtcagaggcAGGAAGAGGCGCAAGAATctaactgaacaatgccgaactgtaaatccgttaaaaagacttaaaaatcctgaaatgtgggttaatctccaacatttaacaaggaAATGTGTAAAGTCATAATGGAGGAGTTTGGTGCATCGTATCGTAAGTActgaacaaaggtttttaaagatttaatacactgaaaacaactgctttacaagtcacgagtcactagtttgtgtgtcacagcagtttcatgcagccatgctgaGATGACCccacccacattgaggaggtagtGGAAAAACGGCATAAGTATTTCCGGGTCTTGTTCACAAGTGAGGGAACAATGGAGTGTGAGATTGGCCGGAGAATCAAAGTAGCAGGGGCGGTATTGCATTCACTATACCACACAATTGTGaagaaaagggagctgagccaaAAGACAAAGCTCTCCATCTACTGGTCTTCGTTCCTATCCTAACCTATGGTCATGAGCGGGGTCATGACTGAAAGAACGAGATTGTGGGTACAAGTGGCTGAAAAGGGTTTTCTCAGAAGTGTGGCTGGGGTCTCCCTTAGAGATGAGGTGAGAAGCTCAGGCATCTGAGAGGGACTTAGAGTAGAGCCGCTGCTCCTTTGCAtggaaaggagccagttgagctGGTTTGGGCACCTGGTAAGGATGCCATGAGGGCGTCTCGCTAGGGAAGTGTTCCTGTCACGCCCAACTGGGAGGAGACCTCGGGGCTGACCAAGGACCAGGTGGAGAGATTAAATCTCCTCACTGACCTGGGAGTGCCTGGGGGTCCCCCTGTCAAAACTGGGACCATATGGGCAGggatatttttttcatttcaatagGATCAGACTAGCTGTTTCCAGTCTAGGCTATGCTTCCAGGTCCATATTCATTGTTCTCCTTTAAGTAAAATCCTTGTGATTATTTCCTTGTTATGCACGCAAATacttatttttgattttaaaatgttttgtctttctctttttaaggCGCTGGTAAGACACGTGCAGTCCAAAGGTTACCCTAATGAACGCTTCGAACTTGTCACCAACTTTCCCAGAAGGAAGCTTGCTCACTTGGACTATGATATCACACTGCAGGAGGCGGGGCTTTGTCCACAGGAGACTGTATTTGTGCAGGAGAGGAACTAGCCTTTATCCAGACAcactcactttttgtttttctgtatttctcTGGTAGACCTCACTCTTTCTCCAATGATCGGAAACAGTGGTCCCATAACCTTCtggcccccttttttttttttttttcgccaaGACAACTCCAAGTGAATGGACCACTTTCTCCACCACTTAACTAGTCTGAAGGGGGACTTCTCTACTGACAGCCTAATCACTTTGTAGTGCTCATGCACTGGCCAGTAAGATGTGGCAGACTCccaatgtttatttattgtcatattcTGTTCTGATGCATTTTCAGTTCGTAATGCTCACTCAGCAGGACAGATTATACATGATATAGCTCATATTCACttaaaacaactcaaacaatGGATCATAAATTGACAGTGAGGCACCAGGGACTTGTACAAACAGACTTTTCCTCCAAGAAAGGACTTTAAATGTCAGAGTTTATTTTGTAGCTCTTCTTGTTACTTCCTGTACCTGGGAACAGGTAAAGGGAGGCTCAAGCTTGTTCATTTTGACCCAAATTTGTTCTCCTACTCGGTCATTGTTTCAACATTTATGATCATTTGGAAAATAAGGACATCGAGGAAAAAGGTCTGGAAATTACAGCCCAAGAAAATGTGTTGGATGTCAGTGAAACACTTTGTGTAGGTCTAAGAGAATTAGAACCGATCTACACCTTTTTATTCAAGTTTCTATTAGAGACTAGTGGTTTGTTTTTGGATTTCAACTTTTGATACGGAGTAGAATGAAAGGTCTCATCAGGCGGACCTACACTGTACAGTGATGGCTTCGACAGACTGGTATTTAGCTGTAgtcattgtttcttttctttttttttatatgctgCCAAGAAATTATACTGATGTTGAAATATAACCACCAAAACCAAGGGAGATCTGCTTGGTCTtttgttactttattttataaacaaatGATTGATGGATATTCATTTCTTCAGTGAAAGTAAAgttgtgggtaaaaaaaaaccaaaacaaaaattaaaaacaatatttaaaataatatttcattcatttcattatttaaatgaagtAGGAGGAACAGATTATAACAAATTATACTGCCTCTGACTCAAAATATGTTTCGTTGGGTCCTTTTTAATTTGAGGGAATCAGACCTGGGATTTTgttaaaattagattttctgTGAAAATGTAGTAACCTTGTGCTCAAACCACGACATAATCCACTAAATGAAATGAGAGATCTCCATATTTAAACAGGTCTTTTAACTGACAATACCGCAATGTTCATAATCTTCAAAGCAGCAGTTCCTCACAGTTGTTCACATGAACAGGTGGTGGCAGTGTTTCTTAAAAAGCTACAATTCACAGATGAACGGGGGAATCTGTTCATAGGATCTCCTAAACGCAGTCTTCAAAATCTTAATACAATTACATTTTGCAAATGTTAAAGAGTGTTTCTATGGACGCTACAGTAGCCCATACCAAACGCAAATGCATGTTACAACCCATTTTAATTGTTGGAAAAAATGACAGTACATCCTACTTACTTCTTACTGAGTACAAGTACAAAATATTGtaatttttcattgttttattatcCATAGGTTGGCCATAATAACAAATTCACATGAATGTAACAATTTCCTATgcaaatttgtgaaaaaaaagtaatgctgaatatgtttttttatttattttaatggccCCTCACAATCCAGCCGCAGCACCTTCACGGCACacactttgggaaccactgctctacaGATACAGAAGTTCCCCCCACAACTTGTGGCTATTGCAATTAACTCTACCGAGAAGACACTGTTCCTTCTtttaatgtctctctctctctcttctaagTTTCTTGAATGATTTGGTGAGAGCCCCAATCGTGTTGATTCAGAGCAAAGTCGAAGGAAAAGGACTTCCAGTTGTACAAACAGAGaggtttttttcctcccctctctgtGCTGATACTGCAGATTTCTTCACCACCTGTTGCACAtgactgattgtgtgtgtgtgcggtgaaATAAAAAGCAGGCAGGCAGAGGGCAGGGGCCATGCAGAGCAATGGAGGTGAactaaacacatttctttcatttaatCCTCAAAATTAAGGCACGAATGATATGCTTTTGTCCCCTTTTCGATTTGTATGTCTGACATATTGTGATCCCTTCGTTTCCTTTTCCTCCTTGGACCAAAATTGAATGATTCATTCCTGCAGACAATAACCCACGAGTCATATTTGTCAATCGAGGCACATtgcatgtcagtcagtcagtcagtcagtcagactttGATCTGAATTGAATGAGACAGTGGCATAATCAAATAACAAAAGGTGTTTTGctgtgtgaaataaaataaaatgaatagacCTCTCTTTGCAGAACCCTGGACTTTAGGCAACACTGATAAACAGAAATCCCATTACTTTAAAAAATCTATTTCCGTTTATCTGTCTAatagtagttgtttttttaaaaccacctttttaaagaaaaaaacatacagtattgttTCTTAAGTCCCCTTGATACAGGTACAAAATCAGCAAGCAGTGAACTATAAAATACAGGAACTATTCAAAATTGGTTTGCACTTAAATCTTGCTGCCATGTTCTTGGgcaactcttttttttaggTTAATGAGGTAACCAGTACAGCACCCTCAGACCCGGTTTGTATGATAAGTCTTGTGTGTTGCGCAAGAAGGATGTTGACCCCGTCGCCCATGGTCCTGTCAGCcagtttttgaaataaaatcaatggAAGTTAATGACTGATCTGTGAACCGTTATTACACCATCCTGTAAACATGGTTGTGTAAAATACTGTGGACCATAATCCTCTTATTTCATTTTGGAAAAGATGACATTGCACTAGAAGGGAAATGTAGTCGTGAATCCTGCAGGAAATTAAATGACCCAAACAACTGCCCTCTGACACACGAAGGAGTGGTGATACGAGAAAGTCTCAATTACAACGCAGACTAAGGAACTGTGTCCGATCTATAATGCCTCGTTTAAACTCTGTGCTCTGCCTGTTTCATCATTCAGAACCATCGTTGATGATAAGCTTATCTGCTCTGATTTAGCACAGTCAGGATGCTACAGTACCTGGGGGAATTATAATGAGATCTGATGAGTTTTACCACTAGAATTAGGAATCCAAATGCAGTTGGTTTTTTTGCCCCAATATCATTTAATTTTCTCAAATTCAACATTCTTAGCTTTAGATTCACTCAGCAAGCGTTTTGTCTGGTTGCTCCAACAGAAAACTCTGTCAGTCTTGTGAAAGAAGCAGTGctacagcaataataataatgacaataataagcTCTGTCAGTCTTGTGAAAGAAGCAGTGctacagcaataataataataataatgataataatattaatactaataataaaagaaattccATTGTGGTTTTTACATAAATAGTACATGTAGTTATTTTCAATTTGTGCAATAAGGCCAGGGCGATGTTACTGCTTTGCTGATTGAGTTATCAGGACGTGCCCACATAGATTAACAAATGACACAGTGATCTGTGAGAGTTCAGGAATACAGTACAGGGATAAAGTCTCAAATATGGATTCACCAAAGAGGTCAACAGAGACAAAGTCATTTTGAATCCAGTAAAAgtcaattacacacacacacacacagccaagtGGTATATATACAATGGATGACAGAAACTATAAACAGATGTAAAGGCAGAAAACGGATCAGCTGTAAGGTGCCAGCTCAGGACAACTGGTggacaggcaaaaaaaacaaacactaacatGGTCCAGACTGAGTCAAAGTAAATGGAAAGTGTGTCACTTCACTCCACCGTGTTGTTTGCAGGTAACAAAATGTGCTGTCTCTTCGACTGATCCCCTGAACTGACAACTTTTCaacgtttatttttttacatttaaacatttcaataaAAGAGATTCAACACAGATTTGATGCGACATTATTTGAATATCATGCACCACCATTATGGTATTGTTAGACCATTACAGTCTCCTGCCATATGCTGTGCTTGTCATGTAATTTCCTGATAacattttagattagattacattagattagattgggAACATTCGCTACAGTGAACACTGCATTCTAGTACAAAAAAGTAGTAGAATAGTGTATAGAAAAATAAGCACTTTTACAATATAGATACAACATTTAGTAGAATAGTAACACtctaaatatatttttatatatatatatatatatatatatgcataaaagaaatgtggaaaaaaattaaGACTTTCCTTAATGTACACATTTTAACTGTGGAGGTGAAAGAGCAGTGGCACAGAATTATTGCATGTTATGTATCGAGTGGATTATGGAGTGTGTGATGACAGGGGAATTGTAATCCAAActacatttttgactgttttagtGTTCCGCGGTGCCGTCACACAGTTAGAACACAGTTCCTTGTGGTGGCAGGTCAGTGTTGCCACAGAAGTGTTTGCAGTGTGTTACCTCAACCCTAGAATAACCGCGCAGGTCTCAAGTCATGCAAAATACCAAGGACCAAGGGAGTGAGGCTCTTCCATTATGTCCATTATTTGTTataatttacatacatacatacatgctgtaaaaacaaaaaaaagttagttaTTAGGTCCCAGTAAGTCTAAAACTTCCAATTTCATTACAGTTCTAACCTCGTTGACAAATTGGTGAAATCCCCTCCtgggctgttgctgctgcaaatATATTTGAACTGTTATTAAAGTAAGTTAACAGTTTGTTTCAAAACTCAGCCAATGTGAGATTATAGTTTCATGGTAGCTGTCATCCTGgagcatacatttttaaaaataccaTGGCCTACCATTGTCCTCCACCCACTCATCCAGCACTAAATCTTGGAAATCTCCAAACTTGCGCCATCAAAGTCAACTAAAAAACGTGATATTTATCATGAAAGCAAACGGGTCATATTTAGCAGGCGATTGCAAAGTACgaggtttggtttggtttggtttggtttacaAATCAAAGCTCTGTTGGGTAATATTGACTCTGCAAACATGACTCTTACACTGTGCCATTTCTTGTGTGAAAggtgataaaagaaaatgtccggggggtgaatacattttttttctggtcAAAGAAATAGGCCTCATATTAAATGATATCATTTCAGGGTATGGAGCTTAcgtaatcagaatcagaatcacctttattgtcattatacagtgtacaacgagattaaaggacagttctagtagtgcaagtgaaaagataagagtagaagaagaagaacgaaacagtgcaccaacaccttcaacaaaattagaaggatatgtaaaaaaaaaaaagtattcaagtatttacagtgggaTTTTTACTTTCGGACTCTAATCTGGCTTCTTGTGCATGCACTGTATGTCAAAGGTCAATGGCCTTTTTACACAGTGTAAAGAGGGCATTACAGCTAGTATGACCATAGGTTTACTATTTGACTTAAAAtacataatgaaaataataaaaatgcgaTATGATTGAAAGTAGCCCAAGTACAACTCCACCTCAAACAACCACTAATGAAGTAACGGGCTGATAATAATGCCATGAAAAGGAGATTTTCTGTTCCACTTCCACTTGTGATACGTCCAGTAAATTACAACGTATTGTACTTGTACATTGTTGTGCTGCGTACGCCCATTTTAAAGATCTTAATTTTATGAAATGCGTGACTTTACTTTTCATATTCACTCATATCGTCCATGTccctgtttgttttactttcctTCGTGGTCATAAAAATCATTCATGTGAAATGTAAAGACGGACAATGGATCTAAATGTAAAACTTCAAAGAGTACAATGTAGAGCAATGCGGCAGGATAACACGTTAACCATACAATGAATTTTAAATATCTTAAACATTGAGGACGCCACACATACtaaatgatgtgatgtgaagtAAAAAATGGCAGAGAGTGCAAACACAGTTTCTGGACTTTCCATGATGAGGACATATGATTCTTTGACTTTTCCTTGTCTTTCCAAGTACACATGAGGACACTgagtaaactttttttttgcagaggtTTGCTATAAAAGCCAGAGCTGCCTCGCTGTCGTGTACTCTTCTGGACAGTGGATAGTGGAGagtggacccccccccccctccgtccAACATGAAGACTCTCCTCCTTGTGGCGCTGCTCGGATGCCTCGGTAAAGACATGACATTTTGCACAGGCCCAGGCTCCAGCTCTACTTTACCCCTGcttattcatcatcattattattattatcattagtagtagtagtattcaTGTTCTGTCTGCatcggtgtgtgtttgtgcattgaCAGCCTGCGCGTTTGCGGAGAAGGTGAGATGGTGCGTGACCTCGGATAAAGAGAATGCGAAATGTCTGGACCTCGTCAAAGCAGCTCCCGACTTCGCGTGCGAAAGAAGAGCTTCAGTCGTCGAATGTCTGACTGCGATACAAGTGAGCACATGACCAGAGAATGACTCTGctagaagtcacttttttacaaaaagccttaaagtcttaaagtgtatgccatttactgtacttaagtatcaaaagtaattatctgatataaaatgtaagtTTGAGAAGTggcactattttattttatttatttattattattattattatttttaaagtgaGGAGTTTAAAACTataatgtaaagcagctcatcaagactagaaaagctctatataaatacagaccatcacttactcttcttcttctgattttattgacAACGATAGTTAGTTAGAAATGTAGTGGTGTAAAAGTAAGGTACAGACACTAAATTCTTATAGAATTTTTAAAATAgcatcttttgctgggtttttgtGACATGAcactttttgaatcttgcaccatctggcaaatactccatattacaaaacactaaaactaataataataaacagtgacaaaaaaaacaaaaactaaggTAACAAAACCCGCTCTAAAACTAATTCaaactaactcattttaaaaactaaaagtcAACACTAAGTTAAAACTAAAACttatgagaaaaacaaaactattataacccttatattattattataaccgTTTGGAAAAacattgtgttgttattttttttaacaggctTCGGAGGCAGATGCCATCACTTTGGATGGAGGGGATATCTACACTGCTGGACTGGACAACTACAACCTCCATCCTATTATTGCCGAAAAGTATCCCGGTATGTTTTCTCATCCGCTGCCCCTCCTCCACACTCATGTGTAACATGTGGATGTTACACATTTTGtatgcacaaacatgtgttttaagcGTGCACTTACACTTGTTCTTGGTTCACGTAGATTCAAAATCCTGCTACTATGCTGTTGCTGTGGTAAAGAAGGGCACACAATTTAACTTTGATGACCTCAAAGGAAAGAAATCCTGCCATACCGGGTTGGGGAAATCGGCAGGCTGGAACATGCCCATAGGAAATCTGCTGTCTAAGAAGTTAATCAATTGGCAAGGCTCTGACGTCAGCCGATTGGAGGATGGTGAGTTGAATGTTAGAAACtgttctggaaaaaaaaggaagttacTTTAAACCTCGCCACGCAAATATAATTTACCTGGAGCCCCAAAACTTATTTGACCCATACAATGAAGATAACATCATGTATTAAGTTTTATGTATAGATATAAAAGAACcatagtttgttgcatttatgagaCTAAAGAACTACAAAGACATGTCATAGCTGTTTTTACCTGTTAACGAAGGGAAACACATAAGAAACAGTGTTGGcctactttgaaataaaacacagaactacagGATCTCTGAATGTTGACCTTTTGACACTTTCTGCTTGGAGTCTGGTCAGAATTTGTAAAGGACTGGTGTGTGATGAGTTACAGGGACTGGGGCAATTATGCTGATTTATCCTAAtttaattctgttttgtttgtctgtttttaagcCGTGCGTGCATTTTTCGGGGCGAGCTGTGTCCCAGGAGCTCAAGGGGACACCGGTTTATGTGAACTGTGCGCCGGGGACTGCTCCAAGACCAGCAGTGAGCCTTACTATAATTATGATGGTGCTTTCAAGTAAGTATGGCTCTTTCTTTGACCCTTCTCAGTAGTATCATGACTTTTACCTCCTTACCGACTTCCACCGACACTCGTACCTTTCTATTTGATTTTACATATTTGTAAAACCCTTTGCTTTTGACTAACAGGTGCCTGGAAGATGGCAAAGGAGAAGTGGCTTTTGTGAATCATCTAACTGTCCCTGGTTAGTGTCACATAATCATTTGTATTTCAACATCTTGCACAACATTTCTGCCATTGCTCCAGTACATGGGTTCCCAATAATTTTGTCAAAAGAATACCCATTCTGTATCAGTCttggttttacttttaaattacaTTCAGACTTAATGGTCcagtagtgacatctaatggtgaaaatGCAGATATTGTGCAGatattgtaacaaatggaggactcctcctTGGCACACTCTTCCCTTTCCAAAGTGTGTCAGGAAACTAAATTGACTAGAACAGTTGTCATTCTTCTTTCTTGTTTGCATTGCAATCATGTGCTTCAAAGGTTTATTTGAAAACAGTGAATATGACCAATGATTGTTTTTCAGCTGACCAAGCGGACAGATATGAGCTGCTGTGCTTGGATAATA encodes:
- the ubxn7 gene encoding UBX domain-containing protein 7, giving the protein MRYIYVVVCGGKMAALGDTSAPGMNGLIQQFTAITGATESVGKHMLEACNNNLEMAVTMFLDGGGIAEEPSTSSSSAASSSRAPPSDEVRAPIPQKQDILVEPEPLFGVPKRRRPARSIFDGFRDFQTETIRQEQELRNGGTVDKKLSTLADLFRPPIELMHKGSFETAKDCGQLENKWLMINIQNVQDFACQCLNRDVWSNDAVKTIIREHFIFWQVYHDSEEGQRYIQFYKLNKFPYISILDPRTGQKMVEWNQLDVTSFLEQVTGFLAEHGQLDGPSCHAPPAKRARSESLIDASEDSQLEAAIRASLQETHYVSSNDPEVPDSPRSDDESDAEPFSDSEGPISVDGSDSETPAPHEEKSSSNKHTPVPSTAATQQRLHPDSSTSSQRKSPYKENNHSHKKEESKKNHLEPPATGPHHLQPAQDSGGNHCSSVAENAGPTKSSSTNTCDVDCPDDNGPKARLMLRYPDGQREQISLSSKAKLLALVRHVQSKGYPNERFELVTNFPRRKLAHLDYDITLQEAGLCPQETVFVQERN